The sequence below is a genomic window from Brevibacillus laterosporus.
GAGCAGCAAGTACATCAATTTTTCACTTGTGGGTACCCCGGGTCTGATTTTAACAGTGCGCTTCATCTTTTTTGGAGATGGCGATCGTCTGTTTACTTCATATGCCAAATTCCCACGGGAATAATAACTCAACCTAGTTCCCCCCCTGCTTATGTATAACTGGCTTCCTCGTTCATATGTTTTGTACTAGTGCTATTTTTTCTCTGCAATACGCAACTTGGCCGATCTGGCACGTGGATTATCCGTAAGTTCTTCTTCAGACGGTAACAATGGCTTTCTTGTGATAATCTTAACAATCGGTTCATTGCCGCACACACATTGCGGGAACCCCGGTGGGCACGTGCAACCTTGTGCTTTTTCCAAATAAGCATGCTTGCAAATACGGTCTTCTAAAGAATGGAAAGTAATGACACTCACTCTACCACCCGGACGCAAAATATCAATAGCGTCTGAAACCGCAGTCTTGAACACATTTAATTCATCGTTCACGGCAATACGAATTGCTTGAAACGTTCTCTTCGCCGGATGAGGTCCTGTACGACGAGCGGGAGCTGGAATTGCTTCCTTAATAATCTCTACAAGCTGACTAGTTGTTTCAATCGGCGCCTTCTCACGATGAAGCACGATTTGCCGGGCAATTTTACGGGCAAACTTCTCTTCGCCATACGCAAAGATGATTTTGGATATCTCAGCTTCCTCCCATTCATTCACGATGTCATAAGCAGACAGGTCAGCTTGCTGATCCATACGCATATCAAGAGGCGCATCGCCATTATAGCTAAATCCACGCTCTTCCACATCCAACTGAGGAGAAGATACACCTAGATCAAACAAGACGCCATCTACGCCATCAAGACCTAAATCTTGCACGACATCCTTTAGATAGCTAAAGTTACTTTTTACCAAAATCACTTTATCTCCATATGACTGTAGTTTTTCCTTGGCATTTGCAAGTGCTACATCATCTTGATCAATAGCAATTAATTTACCCTGATCGCCTAACTTTGAAGCAATCAAAGCACTGTGGCCTGCCCCACCCAAGGTGCAATCCACATAAATTCCATCAGGACGAATATGTAATCCTTCTACGGCTTCCTGTAA
It includes:
- the rsmH gene encoding 16S rRNA (cytosine(1402)-N(4))-methyltransferase RsmH; the protein is MFHHVTVLLQEAVEGLHIRPDGIYVDCTLGGAGHSALIASKLGDQGKLIAIDQDDVALANAKEKLQSYGDKVILVKSNFSYLKDVVQDLGLDGVDGVLFDLGVSSPQLDVEERGFSYNGDAPLDMRMDQQADLSAYDIVNEWEEAEISKIIFAYGEEKFARKIARQIVLHREKAPIETTSQLVEIIKEAIPAPARRTGPHPAKRTFQAIRIAVNDELNVFKTAVSDAIDILRPGGRVSVITFHSLEDRICKHAYLEKAQGCTCPPGFPQCVCGNEPIVKIITRKPLLPSEEELTDNPRARSAKLRIAEKK